From Osmerus mordax isolate fOsmMor3 chromosome 8, fOsmMor3.pri, whole genome shotgun sequence, a single genomic window includes:
- the ccnk gene encoding cyclin-K isoform X1, with amino-acid sequence MFKSSSAGPSSVASPHQMKENKENSTLSGQAFLDHIKPCWYWDKKDLAHTPSQSEGLDPATEARYRREGARFIFDVGTRLGLHYDTLATGIIYFHRFYMFHSFKQFPRYVTGACCLFLAGKVEETPKKCKDIIKTARSLLNDVQFAQFGDDPKEEVMVLERILLQTIKFDLQVEHPYMFLLRYAKQLKGDKNKVQKLVQMAWTFVNDSLCTMLSLQWEPEIIAVAVMYLAGRLCKFDIQEWTSKQSSRRWWEQFVQDVPVELLEDICHQILDLYSQGKQPIPPQLQEKERGPPLPPAPPTPQGPPPASNPPPPPPKKNSPQGSPPRQLKRPHASPKEEVKVTEQVGSKIPRLESPMPPLPTTQPPPDRKAPLPAPPTEAEPPAVSESAPPLPQAPPPHQPPPLPHRPPPPPPPSSYIMGMSTSSSYMSGEGYQSLQSMMKTEGPSYAPMPPNYGPPMPYHPHAYPPPNAPPPGPPPPTSYMPPALPPHPSPSYPPPGYNPSYLHPPPRMPPGHGVPPPGMGMPPAGYPPPPVPPGQALPPPPGMPMPNRGWMR; translated from the exons ATGTTCAAG TCCAGCTCAGCGGGTCCATCCTCCGTCGCCTCTCCTCATCAAATGAAGGAAAACAAGGAGAACTCGACTCTGTCGGGTCAGGCTTTCCTGGACCACATCAAGCCATGCTGGTACTGGGATAAAAAGGACTTGGCTCACACGCCCTCTCAGTCGGAGGGCCTGGACCCGGCCACCGAGGCCCGGTACCGGAGAGAGGGAGCCCGCTTCATATTTGACGTGGGAACACGACTAGGACT ACACTATGACACCTTGGCAACTGGAATTATATATTTCCACCGCTTCTACATGTTTCACTCTTTTAAACAATTCCCAAGATAT gTGACCGGAGCTTGCTGCCTCTTCCTGGCTGGGAAAGTGGAGGAGACTCCTAAGAAGTGTAAAGACATCATCAAGACAGCCCGCAGCCTCCTGAACGATGTGCAGTTTGCCCAGTTCGGAGATGACCCCAAG gaggaggtgatggtgttggagaGAATTCTTCTACAGACAATTAAGTTTGACCTACAAGTGGAGCACCCTTACATGTTTCTCCTGCGCTATGCTAAGCAGCTCAAAG GTGATAAAAACAAGGTACAGAAGCTGGTGCAGATGGCCTGGACCTTCGTTAACGACAG CCTGTGCACCATGCTGTCCCTGCAGTGGGAGCCAGAGATCATTGCGGTGGCCGTCATGTACCTGGCTGGACGCCTCTGCAAGTTTGACATTCAAGAGTGGACCTCCAAACAGTCGTCACGGCGATGGTGGGAGCAGTTTGTTCAGGACGTTCCTGTGGAGCTTCTAGAAG ACATCTGCCATCAGATCCTGGACTTGTACTCCCAGGGCAAGCAGCCGATCCCTCCACAGctacaggagaaggagagaggcccccccctgccccctgcgccccccacaccacagggccctccaccagcctccaaccctccacccccaccacccaagAAAAACTCCCCCCAAGGCAGCCCTCCTCGTCAGCTCAAACGGCCACAC GCGTCCCCTAAAGAGGAAGTGAAAGTGACAG aACAAGTTGGCTCCAAGATCCCTCGTCTGGAGAGCCCAatgccccccctgcccaccaCCCAACCACCTCCAG ACCGCAAGGCCCCCCTTCCAGCCCCTCCAACTGAAGCAGAGCCTCCTGCAGTGAGtgaatctgccccccccctgccccaggctcctcccccccaccagcccccgcccctgccccaccgcccccctcctccccccccgccctccagttACATCATGGGCATGTCTACCTCCAGCTCCTACATGTCCGGGGAGGGCTACCAGAGCCTCCAGTCCATGATGAAGACAGAGGGACCTTCCTATGCACCCATGCCCCCCAACTACGGACCCCCAATGCCCTACCACCCACACGCCTACCCCCCACCCAACGCCCCGCCCCCCGGCCCTCCCCCACCTACATCCTACatgccccctgccctccctccccacccgtcCCCCTCCTACCCACCTCCAGGCTACAATCCCAGCTACCTGCACCCTCCTCCACGCATGCCCCCAGGTCACGGCGTTCCCCCTCCAGGCATGGGTATGCCTCCAGCAGGGTACCCACCTCCCCCTGTGCCCCCTGGACAGGCCCTGCCACCGCCTCCTGGCATGCCCATGCCCAACCGTGGATGGATGAGATGA
- the ccnk gene encoding cyclin-K isoform X2: MKENKENSTLSGQAFLDHIKPCWYWDKKDLAHTPSQSEGLDPATEARYRREGARFIFDVGTRLGLHYDTLATGIIYFHRFYMFHSFKQFPRYVTGACCLFLAGKVEETPKKCKDIIKTARSLLNDVQFAQFGDDPKEEVMVLERILLQTIKFDLQVEHPYMFLLRYAKQLKGDKNKVQKLVQMAWTFVNDSLCTMLSLQWEPEIIAVAVMYLAGRLCKFDIQEWTSKQSSRRWWEQFVQDVPVELLEDICHQILDLYSQGKQPIPPQLQEKERGPPLPPAPPTPQGPPPASNPPPPPPKKNSPQGSPPRQLKRPHASPKEEVKVTEQVGSKIPRLESPMPPLPTTQPPPDRKAPLPAPPTEAEPPAVSESAPPLPQAPPPHQPPPLPHRPPPPPPPSSYIMGMSTSSSYMSGEGYQSLQSMMKTEGPSYAPMPPNYGPPMPYHPHAYPPPNAPPPGPPPPTSYMPPALPPHPSPSYPPPGYNPSYLHPPPRMPPGHGVPPPGMGMPPAGYPPPPVPPGQALPPPPGMPMPNRGWMR, from the exons ATGAAGGAAAACAAGGAGAACTCGACTCTGTCGGGTCAGGCTTTCCTGGACCACATCAAGCCATGCTGGTACTGGGATAAAAAGGACTTGGCTCACACGCCCTCTCAGTCGGAGGGCCTGGACCCGGCCACCGAGGCCCGGTACCGGAGAGAGGGAGCCCGCTTCATATTTGACGTGGGAACACGACTAGGACT ACACTATGACACCTTGGCAACTGGAATTATATATTTCCACCGCTTCTACATGTTTCACTCTTTTAAACAATTCCCAAGATAT gTGACCGGAGCTTGCTGCCTCTTCCTGGCTGGGAAAGTGGAGGAGACTCCTAAGAAGTGTAAAGACATCATCAAGACAGCCCGCAGCCTCCTGAACGATGTGCAGTTTGCCCAGTTCGGAGATGACCCCAAG gaggaggtgatggtgttggagaGAATTCTTCTACAGACAATTAAGTTTGACCTACAAGTGGAGCACCCTTACATGTTTCTCCTGCGCTATGCTAAGCAGCTCAAAG GTGATAAAAACAAGGTACAGAAGCTGGTGCAGATGGCCTGGACCTTCGTTAACGACAG CCTGTGCACCATGCTGTCCCTGCAGTGGGAGCCAGAGATCATTGCGGTGGCCGTCATGTACCTGGCTGGACGCCTCTGCAAGTTTGACATTCAAGAGTGGACCTCCAAACAGTCGTCACGGCGATGGTGGGAGCAGTTTGTTCAGGACGTTCCTGTGGAGCTTCTAGAAG ACATCTGCCATCAGATCCTGGACTTGTACTCCCAGGGCAAGCAGCCGATCCCTCCACAGctacaggagaaggagagaggcccccccctgccccctgcgccccccacaccacagggccctccaccagcctccaaccctccacccccaccacccaagAAAAACTCCCCCCAAGGCAGCCCTCCTCGTCAGCTCAAACGGCCACAC GCGTCCCCTAAAGAGGAAGTGAAAGTGACAG aACAAGTTGGCTCCAAGATCCCTCGTCTGGAGAGCCCAatgccccccctgcccaccaCCCAACCACCTCCAG ACCGCAAGGCCCCCCTTCCAGCCCCTCCAACTGAAGCAGAGCCTCCTGCAGTGAGtgaatctgccccccccctgccccaggctcctcccccccaccagcccccgcccctgccccaccgcccccctcctccccccccgccctccagttACATCATGGGCATGTCTACCTCCAGCTCCTACATGTCCGGGGAGGGCTACCAGAGCCTCCAGTCCATGATGAAGACAGAGGGACCTTCCTATGCACCCATGCCCCCCAACTACGGACCCCCAATGCCCTACCACCCACACGCCTACCCCCCACCCAACGCCCCGCCCCCCGGCCCTCCCCCACCTACATCCTACatgccccctgccctccctccccacccgtcCCCCTCCTACCCACCTCCAGGCTACAATCCCAGCTACCTGCACCCTCCTCCACGCATGCCCCCAGGTCACGGCGTTCCCCCTCCAGGCATGGGTATGCCTCCAGCAGGGTACCCACCTCCCCCTGTGCCCCCTGGACAGGCCCTGCCACCGCCTCCTGGCATGCCCATGCCCAACCGTGGATGGATGAGATGA